DNA sequence from the Bactrocera tryoni isolate S06 unplaced genomic scaffold, CSIRO_BtryS06_freeze2 scaffold_966, whole genome shotgun sequence genome:
CAACCATTGGTTCTTTATCTAAGCTATATTGTAAAGCTACGAATTCTGACGGATTCATTTGTTTTCCAGTACATAATTTCAGTAGGTCATCCaacatttgcatattttgatttatacaaaacattacatttccagcaattgtaatttgttctgtattttcatttttagttGTACAGTTTAATTGTTCTGGTGTGATAAACTTAGCTTTAACGCACATGATCAGCGGGCTGAAATAATGCGAAATTAAATAACCGTTGTCACTGTTACCGATTAGTTGAAATATCGCATATAATGCTCCTATTTCCATTACTTCATCGTGGTACTTAGCGTATATTTCTCCAGGATAGGCGCCAATGCAAATACGTTTCAATTCCAATGTTTTCAATACATTGCAGCGTCTTGATACGTATATTTGCCCGTAAATACTTATTTTAGCTATTGCACTAAGTTGaacaattacaaataaaaattttaagcaatccATAAGTATACATGTACGCtgatatattataaatatttattatttatttaatttttttaatttgaaatcccAAAAAGCGAAAGTGTCTTGTGTAAGAAAAATACAATTcgtatttaaagtattttaaaaaaccataaatctttctaatatataaaattttcatgtcAAAATGTTAGTTACCGTACTACTCCGAAACGGCTTTAccgatttttaccaaattttatatgCGTATTCAGTAGGTATGAGAATCGACTACTATCTATGTTCCATACCCCTAAGCGATAGTCAacccttaatttttttgttttaatttttgggcgaaattttctgtttttatttttttataacaaaacacACTGAGTGCTTTTATCTTCGACTGTTGTTGGTTAATGTTACTGGTCCATTATCAATGTAAAGTGAATTGGCAACAGTATCCAACATCTGCAGTACACCACTGTTGAAATGGCAGTGTTTGTTACTCGCATTGTCCCACTAATGAATGAAGAACAAAGAACCATTTATGACCGCATTTTGCTCGCAGTTTCAGCAGGACAAGATGGGTTCTTCTTTTTGGATGCACCGGGTGGAACTGGCAAAACATTCCTTATTTCACTAATTCTtgctggaggatggagtcatgtgtagaagttcacgcaagtgacgaaagttctctgatcgccattcacttgggagtggccagaaacgattcttttacatatgactcaagcagctcacgacttccggtctttgaccaagtatcctctgggtagcctaagaacatccgtttgaaggcgagccaaagtgagaaggcgaaatatcccctacatagggttgtgcgctgggtttgggacccgccacgtaaaaaaacacccccaatgaaaggaagcaacaagcctcggatgagagaccgcccttttgatgacgaccatggcaaacgaaataaggactacaatttaagggcatgcacctggaatgtccggtcccttaattgggaaggtgccgctgctcagctggttgatgtcctcgtgaaaataaaggctgacatcaccgccgtccaagaaatgcgatggacgggacaaggacagagacgagtaggtccttgtgacatttactacagtggccatataaaggagcgcaagtttggtgttggtgaatgaacgtctagccacaatcctcatcaaagcgaggttcttcaacatatcgctgatttgcgcccacgccccgacggaagagaaggacgatgtgaccaaagatgccttctcttggctctcacgtcactgttgacagtcataactttgaagttgtagacaatttcgtctatttaggaaccagtattaacaccaccaacaatgtcagcctggaaatccaacgcaggattgctcttgccaacaggtgctacttcggactgagtaggtaattgaaaagtaaagttctctctcgacaaacaaaagccaaactctataagtcgctcataattcccgtcctgctatatggtgcagaggcttggacgatgacagcaaccgatgagtcgtcgttacgagtttttgagagaaaagttttgcgaaagatttatggtcctttgcgcattggccacggcgaatatcgcattcgatggatcgatgagctgtacgagatatacgacgacattgacatagttcagcgaattaaaagacaacggctacgctggctaggtcatgttgtccggatggacgaaaacactccagctctgaaagtattcgacgcagtacccgccgggggaagcagaggaagaggaaaacctctactccgttggaaggaccaagtggagaagggcctggcttcgtttggaatatccaattggcgccacgtagcgaaaagatgaaacgactggcgcgctgttgttaactcggctataatcgcgtaagcggtgtctacgccaattaagaagagaaGAAGAATGGCATCGCATTGGCCGTTGCATCATCGGGCATTGCGGCACCTTAATTGCATGCAGGCAGAAAGCTCATTCGGTATTTAAGCTGCCACTAAATATTCATAATAACTCTGACGCAGTGTGTAACATTAAAAAACAATCGTACATGGCCACCGTGCTGAAACAGTGTCAAATTATCATCTGGGATGAATGTACTGTGGCACACAAACATTCAATTGAGGCGTTGAACAGGACATTGAAAGATGTTAAAAACAACGACAAACTATTTGGCGGCACTCTGTTGATGCTTTCAGATAAACACTTTTCGTCATTCCACGTTCAACATACGCTGATGAGATCAACGCTTTCTTAAAATCATCTCCTAATGGCgtaatgttgaaaaaatacaaCTGAAAGTAAATATTCGAGTTGAAATGCTTCAAGATCTATCCGCTGAAACATTCTCAAAATAACTCTTAAATATCGGCGATGGAAAAGTTGCTACAGATGAAACTAGATAAAATTACAGACCCATTTCTGCACAATCGCTGATTCGCAAGATACTCTcattgaacatatgtatatttcccgATGGACACACACAGTTCATAAATCATGAGTGGCTTGCAGAAAGAGCTATTTTAGCAGCAAAAAATGCAGACGttgacaatttaaattttaagataCAACAGTTGTTGCCAGGGAACTTGGTATCATACAAATCTATTAATACAGTTTGCGATGCCAGCGAAGCTGTCAATTTTCACACAGCATTTTTGAACTCACTGGATTTGTCAGGCATGCCACcgcataatttaatatttaaggtAGGATCTCCAATTATCTTGCTTCGTAATTTAATCCCGAGACGGCTGTGTAACGGTACGCGATTAGTCATtcgaaaattgatgaaaaacgTTATCGAAGCCAGCATTTTAAATGGCAAGTTCAAAGGTGAACATATATTAATACCATGGATTCTTCTCAAACCTACAGATGTGCCAATTCAATTCAAACGAATTCAGTTTCCGATTAGATTGGTATTTGCAATGACAATCAACAAATCCCAAGGCCAAACGATGCCCATTTGTGGCTTAGATTTGAATACACCATGTTTTTTACATGGTTAATTGTACGCAGCATGCTCTCGAATGGGTAAACCATCAAGTTTGTTTGTGCTCGCTAACAATGGGCTGGAACATTAAAAGATTGATGTTGTTTGTGGTGTTACTGTCGTAATTAATATGTGATATGTAGTTTTAAGAAATGaacttaacttaaaaataatattgtttggcgtttgttattttatattcccTTATCGTTCATAGCGCTCAATGCCTATTTCACACATATaccacatacttacatattaagTTACTTTTTGTCTACACTATAATTTATCTAgaaactataaatttataaagcaaaaaatcgttttccgggtcagctagtaatgCTATAAGGTTGTGACGATAGAAGTAACTGAGTTCCTTCTTGTGAACATGTTTATTCCAATTTATCATAATgatgttttattttcataaaaggtGAACTGGTgggaaacatatgtatgtatatacgattattattattgttaagaTACATTTTCGCTGGAAATACAGTTTTTCAACTTATATGGTACATGCTAAGattattatttgcatatatCGGGTTTTCCAAAAGGGATGATATAATTTCTGAGAGTCGTTTAGCCCATTTTTAAGACGTCATGATCTGCAATGTATTGTATTAAGATCGAGACACACGAATATGTcaacttggtatccccgcaaagctaatacgaaTGTgtcctgctttctccagactggataatgAAGCGAAGCGTATgagtctggttgtgaacgaggacaagacgaaatataccTGTGTCGCATTCGCCACTTGGCTCccacttcactgttgacagtcataacattgaCGTcaaagataatttcgtctatcttggaatcagtatcaacaccaacaacattaTCAGCGTTGtaggtaattgaaaagtaaagtccaaatagcgaaaagaataaacgactggtgcgctgttgttatctCGGCTATAACCTTCTACCCCAGTAAAGAGAAACAACAtctgcaattttgtttttatttcatcatggaaggaTATATGTACGCAagaataacgtttacaaattattaaattcaaattacgtttacaaaatactaaattattaatgtcgatgataaccaacttttttaTGGCCACAATTAGAAGAAGTTGACATCatccaacaagacggggctacgtgCCGCACACCGCGTtaaacaaccgaattattgcgagaaaagtttggcaattcgattatttcaagaaattgtgatatTGAATGGCcaccaagaagttgtgattcaaCATTGTTAGATTCATTGATTCGACAAAAGCGTAATTAAACACtatgtaggttgccttttatacatatttcgagatttgagaacaaaaagaaattttaatcatcgaaaatagctttattgtttttcaaaatatactcCACTAAGATCTACAagtatacacttttgcatgcgtttgaaccaattgtcgaagcagTTTTGCCAAGCTGATTGAGATATCTTTTGAACGCATCAAGCGCGTCGAAAAACcttgacctcttagtttatttttacgaatgggaataaaaagaagtcactCGGTGCCAAGTCAAGACCATACGGAGGATAACTcttcaaatcgatgttttgcgTGCCAAAAATGCAGTGTTTTTAGTCGATATGTGAGAGCAAGCATTGTCCTGGTGAAGAGTGACCCGCATATATGCCGATGCCAATGCGCAAACCattaatctttcgcagaacctttctcttggaAACTTTTAACGTCGACCCAACATATGTTGTTATGGTCTATACCTCCGCCCCAATTAGAAGGACAGGAATATTGAGTGACttagcctactcagtccgaagtaacaactgttggcaagagttagtctgctttgtttgttgttgttgttaatactggttacaagatatacgaaattatctacgacttcgaagttattactgtcaacagtgacgtgggagccaaacCGAGactgcgacaactgtttgtttgatgacgggcGATATTTCGTCCTGCCCTCGTTCAGtactagacccatttgcttcgctttcttatccatcCAGGAAGCAGTACCAACGGATGTTGAGCTCAATGATGTCAAAATCATCGGCGTACATCaccagctgtacacttttataaaatattgcacCTGCTTGAGTAAGCTTTgtagttcgaattattttctccaacagtaaacctcgtttggtgtcgaacgACTCAAataggtccttcctgatcctgatggagcttttggtactgctcaacgtcagtttacacagtcgtattagttttgcgaggataccaaattcagacatcgcggcttaaaggcagcaccttttcgtgctgtcaaaagcagctttcaaatcgacgaagaggcggtatgtgtcgatcctcttttcacgggtcatttccaagatttggcgcatggtgaatatctggtgaGTTGTTGATTTTAGAGGCCTAAAGCCATTTGACAGTGggatttaatttttcacacaatacgctcaatagaaccttatactcGATGTTGAGGAaccttatcccacggtagttggcgcagattgtggggtctccctttttgggGTTTGGGGagataaaacttaaatttcaatcgtcggGCAAGCTTCTAcaaaaaaagctgatgcatgctccttatcagttcttcgccgccgtatttgaatagctcggccggtaatccattcGCTCCCCCcgctttgttatttttcaaaCGGGTAATTGCTGCCGGAATTCTTCGGTAGAAGGGAATGAAGGACGATGATTGGAATAATCACAGGTCACCCTGCACAATGAAGCATGTCTGCGTACTTTTCCTGTATTGATAAGGTTAAACTTTAAGCATCTGGGGCCACCATTGTTAATGAGGCTTCTCCTCATTGACTTCATAACGGAACTCCatttggtatcgcaaagaaGAAAATCTGGTCTATGGGTGGCTCATTAGTCTACCAAACTAACCTAAACAAGCTAATAtattaaatcttttatattgtATAAAACTATCAACACTGTACTATACTATATTACTATCAAATCAGTTCCTCTATAAATAGAATACCTTCTACCTATTACACTACTTTTATATCATTTCACAATGACATATTCGGATCGTCTTTTCGCATTTTCCCATTACTAATTCCCATTTTGCTAACGACTCAAAAGAACTGTATTGGtggtaaatacaaaatttttaaacagaaGTTTATTTTACGTATTAGTAATCTAACTCATGgaatttcatttacattttgaaaaagaCAAATTTACCACTCTTAAGTTGCACTAGGAGCACTGAAATAACTAAAATGTTTTAACTCTACACTTCATTTTGATAATGGAGCGGCCGTtcgtttaaaaataagtttggcGGACACGCTTCTTACTTCCttaaaaaatcagttttgtTTCAAATGCCAAccaattatagaaaatattaaatttttgtgcaCATGTTCATATAtgatttcatacatacatatatatatacatacatatattatatatattcgcaaataaatgaaattaaacgaATTATATAACATCTATAACAAAATCGTACGATTCGCCTTTTCGGTCCCGAACAACCACCATCTGAAAGTTTGAGAACACCACTGTTCGCCAAGTAAAAGCTACAACTGAGTTCGCATAATTATCCACATCAAAATAGATGTAATATTTAATCCCTCATACAAACCTAATTCTGAGAAACAGACAAACTGCTTTAGTGAACCTGAATATCGGTCTGAAAATTAGGAGTTGGACCGATAAGATAGTCACCTATGAACGCTACTTAGTTCTGAACAATGCATTTCACTTTCTCCACCCAGTGAATGGAATTGTAGTGCACTCTGAGATCTGCTGGGTGTCCGGTCACGAAAACGTCCAGACGAAATATCACTGCCTCTGCGAgaactttttaatgaaatactTTCATGAGAAAAAGAACAATAGCAAATAATAACCTTAAAAGCAGAACGAAAATCTTTAGAAAAAAGTGCATATATCATTGGGTTGATCGCTGAGTTACAGTAACCAAGCCAAAAAAGAATTGAGAAGAGTATAGGATCAATGCAATCTTGACAAAAGGCTCGGAtaatataaattgtaaaaaatgggAGCCAGCAGAAAATAAAGAGACCAACAATGATAGCAAGAGTTTTTGTGGCCTTAGTTTCTGTTCGAAAACGTTTAacttgtgttttgaaattttttcgtcCAATTTTTTTGCTTCTATATGGTTGATGTTGCTGCATAAATGACATTGCATGTTGGTGGGTTATATCGCTGGTATTTGATTGGCGGCGCTCATTGTCTACTtgtaaataacaaattttgctTTGCTGGGGAAAGAGTTCCGACTCGATCGTCTCGCTACCGCTTACTGAATTGTAGTGCACCGCATAAAGGGTGCTGCCACTGTTGAAAGGACGGTGTTCACCAGAGCCAGTCGACTCACCACCGCGAAATTCATTAATAGTTTCAGTGGATGCATATGAAACGGATATCTTAATTTTGTCGGGGTTATGAGACCGTCGGGTGGTATATTTTGAAAGGCGCTCTGGGGATGGAGTGCCCAATGTAGTGGTGGTGCTTTGGGTGCTGCCACTACTATAGGTTGAGTCGTGCTGATTTGTACCGCGTCCACGATGAATTCGTAATGTTAAGCGTTTTTCTTCGAAACGTGAACCAATACTTTTCGATCCTATTGGAAGTTCAAAAAggattaaacaaaataataaaaataatttattaatatatatcaatgttcatttacataaaaaacattGTTTGAATGTAAAgcaagaatttatttatttttagtagtaagtcaaataattaaataagtaCCTCCAAAATCGACTAATTTGTTTCTCCTATATGTCAAAAAACTAATTTACAAGTTCAACAAAATGTCATATGTTTTTGCCATATCCAATGCAATTGGTTTCTTCTTGAATCTATTGTAACCAAACTTAAAAactatatgtactatatgaatGACGTAAATATAAAGCAGCAGTTTTTAGCGTAATTTAGAATTTAGAGTATTTTAAATTCTAAGCTTCTTCTAAATGATAcgcctaatgtacatatttcagcCCTTATCAGCCATGGGGAGATACTATTAGAAAACAATGGtaccaaattaaataaaatgtatggtTGACCACAGATATTAATTCTGAAATTTCCGAAAGTGATggatctttatttttataaattgcaatataaaataaCCATGCCTACTGGTCTTAAAATGATatagtaaaattaataattttgtttgacattttttattacaattttttataaacttgtCTATTTGTTTAATTAGGTGTATAAATGTAAATCACATTAATCAGACAGTTAGGCACAAGAGTCATCTTGTGAGAGTTAGAATATTCTGCAGCAACTGTATTCTGGTGTCTTTTTCAAATCGTGTTCTTTTCAATGTTTCTACGATAAGaatcgacatatgtatgtatatgaatgtctAACTGTTGAATGCAGAAAGTAAAATGACTACTGGTTAGATGGACCAATAGAACATTGATTTATTTTCGGTTTAGTGTGGAATGTTGACCACCAAAGCAATACTATTTACTACAGTTTCTTTAATCGAAAATTGTCGTTGATGTAGCCATTTAGAGAGTTCCACACATACTAAAAATCAGAATAGTATatagtgcatacatacacatttagaatgtATATTGTAtcctttattttaatattttattgtcattttttgGTGCCGTTAACTatgttttaagtttaagtttcatTTAGAAAACTCATGAAGTATTTCTTGGTAGTATTCACATACAATagtgattatatacatatatacgtcttattatataaatgtatactttatttttgcacacatatgtatatataaatatgcatatatgtttcAATATAAAAGCATTTATGCATActtaacaattattttatataatcttATACTTGTATGAAAATTTGTGGTTTAGTGTAGTATCTTAAAACGTGCCGGACCGGGATAAAAATTAATGTCACTAAATATCATAGCCCAATACGTTCGTATTATGCAACATATTGTGATTTAAAACAAGGTAGTGATTGCATattatctgtatatatattgtacctatttacttgtattttctgcatattatattcatataatacTACTACCtttgcttatatatgtatattaaaggtTGAATATTCTTGAACATGGACTTTTGTACAATAATTTGTAAAGtacaaatataatacatacgTATACCAATCGTAAGTATTAAAGATATGCTATATAATATTTAAGATGTATGTAAATAAGATTAGGAAActaattgaataaaaatcaaataattaagtttttacatttttaatctTCTTGTATTACTTAGCGTACAGATACGGATGaaacttttttatgtattatatatatacatatatatattatatgtatataatggatTGAAATTTGTATACAATAGAGCTGTTTTGATATCTCCTATTATAAGTGTTGTCCAAAAGGAGtaaattcacatataaaatCAAGGCAATATAGTGTATTGGTAACGAATGGAATGGCCAATAATAGCTAATATTCCCATaaaccgctacgccagagcagaGCACAGCACTTCATTTTTGACTATTGctacagctatagttttttatataacaaaacTCTGAGCAGAGCgaagcacatacttttacattgttcTGCTATGGCTTCCGTCAAAGTGAGAGTGGTAGCTATAACATAAcaataattctagaaattttgctgctacggagtagtaaatgaaaacCCTGCTTTTTAGTCTCTGTAAATACAATACAGAAACAATATTCAAATATCTTGAACAGAatttgaagtaaaaaagaaacaactcaGGACATAATGCTTCCGGTCTCTCACTTCCATAATCTAGCAAGAAACTAATTAGAAtataataggggtattctcttgctcttgcaaaacccttgcacggtgcaagaattgcgtatatttcctcttggtgaaccgccacaacaacaaatacatgcagaaaattatttgcaatggctgtaaaatatgtcagaccaaaacctatgtatatttgcatgcaatgtcacgtaaaaatataattgcaaccctgttttagctgtcattttacataaaaacgttacgtcgttaaattgttgaggaaggtaagttttaaatagattttattatttctatttaaaatataaagatttgttacagtttttttgttaaaaatgtatgcagaaggtgcgccaattcacaatagccatgcacaatagccattcacaacaaattgaccaaattagccattcatatatcactagattctgcaatgggtgccctcgtgcccttgtatacttcggtatagtatttttgcaatctgcaatcttgcaagagcaagcgaatacccctaatatGTATTATACACATACGTGTAccatatatttgtttacaacTAGTTTTGGATTAGCCAAAATTTATTCCACCATCCTCCTCATCTGAGCAACCTGAAATCGTTTTATGGAATGTAGCCGGTGCCATTAGCGCGCGTGCAGCAATCATTTGGAAATTCTCAGATGCTCGGAATCCGCTACGAGTGCACACACAACGGCAAAGTATGCGTTTAAAGGCGATGCGGAACTCATTAGAGAAGAGGGCGTATATGAGGGGATTGACCGCTGAATTACAGTAGCCAAGccaaaaaagtattgaaaaaattgtaggTTCAATGCACTCTTCACAAAACGCCCGTactaaatatatagtaaaaaaagGTAACCAGCAAAAAATAAATCCGCCTACGATAATGGCGAGggtttttgctgcttttgtttcCATGTGAAAGCGTTTTACTTGAAATTTGGCACTGCGCTTACCTCCACGCCTTTTCCCTGGTGAATTGATCACGCTGCTAATATCACCATCAATAGCTGCCAATATGTCCCGCCTACTGCCGGTCAAACTTTCGCTTGTATTGGCAACGTAAGCTCCCTTCTTGAAAGAAGTCTCTGCAACCTCGCAGCCGCCTGTCTTGAAAGAAGACATTCGGCCGTGCGTAAACGTTAATTTACTATCCGTGTTTCCTATAAGGGAAGTAGAATAAGGGGGGTCGGAGTTAATAAACTCTGAACGCAAATCTATTACATTCTCAGATGAAGGGAACGACACTTTAATGGATATTTTTTCATGGCGCTGCCGGTGTATACGCATTGAAGTGGTGCGCCTTGGAGTATGTGTTATAGAGCTTTCATCGTCTCCGTTACTATTCACACTAAGTGTAGAAGACACAGAATGCATGGAGAGAGGAGCACGCTGTGGGGTCCCGCCTGGCCTACCGCGATGCATGCGTAATATCATCTGAGTTTGATTAGCTTGACTGCTGCTGGCATCGCGAGGACTACCTGAAAGTAAATGATTGAAGTTTGGAACCAGAATTGCATTTAGCTTTTTGGAATCTCATGCTAAAATAGGTGGATatgatttattatgtttatatctcaattgtatttgtattcaaTTTGCACATAGGACAAATGGAGAGCACTTAGAAGTTGAGAAACAAAACTTATTAGATATGTACTACATATTTCTATATGCATTTTTCGCTAACATTTATCGAAGttgtaataaaacatttttacaagGAGTGATATTTTGTTGGAGTCGTAAGAATTAGGTAAAATCAAAAGGTTGATaagttaaacatatttttggcaTACATTTTACATGCATTAAAAATTCCATATATACAAAGGATATATTTggattttcttaactttttaatGGATTTTATCCATTATAACAATTAAGATACCTCACTTCAAAGCATCTCACATGTTGTATTTTTCAAAGTTGGATAATTAGAACCATGTTTTATATAAAGAGCCTGAATCTgaggaaatacatttttttgacataAATTTAAGGaacaattgttttaatttgatttagaTTAATAATACGCATATTTTCAATAGTAGAAAtagttgaaattaaattgtatttaacaAGGCCCTacatttacaatatatttaagtaGATATATAGATAAATGCAACCCTATTTATTAaatccatatattttttaaataactttacatacatacatacacatatacggAACACGTGGATTTTTTGGTCTACATATGCGAATATACTTTAATGTGAGCCTTTGTATTATGAAATAGTAGAATCCAAAGCTCTAAGTGTACGTCAGTGCATACAaatctattcattaactttcaAAACTAAGCCCTCCTCACAAT
Encoded proteins:
- the LOC120782156 gene encoding LOW QUALITY PROTEIN: octopamine receptor Oamb (The sequence of the model RefSeq protein was modified relative to this genomic sequence to represent the inferred CDS: deleted 1 base in 1 codon) yields the protein MDVHSIHLNLCAISLDRYVAVTRPVAYPSIMSTKRAKSLIAGVWVLSFVICFPPLVGWKDQKSIIQSVYTRENYTHFYTTTVVSVQRSVQLKQMQQLRFPYNRTHMSLDATPDILMSDTEGFNYQDPAQESLESGEYMESSKFFYEKSFCSAKCELTNDRGYVLYSALGSFYIPMFVMLFFYWRIYKAAVRTTRAIKQGFKTTKGSPRDASSSQANQTQMILRMHRGRPGGTPQRAPLSMHSVSSTLSVNSNGDDESSITHTPRRTTSMRIHRQRHEKISIKVSFPSSENVIDLRSEFINSDPPYSTSLIGNTDSKLTFTHGRMSSFKTGGCEVAETSFKKGAYVANTSESLTGSRRDILAAIDGDISSVINSPGKRRGGKRSAKFQVKRFHMETKAAKTLAIIVGGFIFCWLPFFTIYLVRAFCEECIEPTIFSILFWLGYCNSAVNPLIYALFSNEFRIAFKRILCRCVCTRSGFRASENFQMIAARALMAPATFHKTISGCSDEEDGGINFG